In a single window of the Campylobacter hyointestinalis subsp. lawsonii genome:
- a CDS encoding EAL domain-containing protein yields MVRVVKHPVIYAFLIFLIINIVIFIVKFETAYNFDNNRSNKMDSEIMMSMLKSSLKDQNISKSKITELFNHLQVDGWIVKFDENKTISYIFSNKNVKLPLNEIETNKMFFENGFYKEKFLLNNRVDILHFDEISNNLFVGYKFNASVEDNEFVVKDFMSWFFANMAITFIFSFILMLALIYKFKKDKKKWIEKQNYIESVHNENKKLSRLLNSDHITNLPNRLALENEIKTMENPKIFVIEIDDYINTLSYYGNEIFNKVLIIFSDLLRDFSEQRNMKAYKISDSQFAVCGDSDLFFEDYERIAKDMIDSFKICSIEVDKDERICVEVRCTIGFCIEKEDTLNKALIALNEASILRKNLLCYFDNINNKHKYKSKIENYSLIQNAILNNKVVSYYQPIFDKDKNIVKYETLVRIKSDNGGIILPGNFLKDSKDIKCYNEIEKILIEKSLIDLKENPDVTISINLSMADMTNDDVSLFLMDMIRKLQISDRLIFEILEDENITDFQRVNSFLDKARKMGVRIAIDDFGSGYSNFSYILKLKPDYIKIDGSIIKNIDKDKDSYAMAGAIVDFAKKLGIKTIAEFVHSKEVFDICVALGVDEFQGFYLSDPKDGFIKNI; encoded by the coding sequence ATGGTTAGAGTAGTTAAACATCCGGTTATTTACGCATTCTTGATATTTCTTATTATAAATATCGTTATTTTTATTGTGAAATTTGAAACCGCTTATAATTTTGATAACAATAGAAGCAATAAAATGGATTCTGAGATTATGATGAGTATGCTAAAATCATCGTTGAAAGATCAAAATATCAGCAAAAGCAAAATCACCGAGCTGTTTAACCATCTTCAAGTAGATGGCTGGATAGTTAAATTTGATGAAAATAAGACCATATCTTATATATTTAGCAACAAAAATGTAAAATTACCACTAAATGAGATCGAAACAAATAAAATGTTTTTTGAAAACGGCTTTTATAAAGAAAAGTTTTTGTTAAATAACAGAGTTGATATCTTGCATTTTGATGAGATAAGCAACAATCTTTTTGTAGGATATAAATTTAATGCATCTGTAGAAGATAATGAATTTGTGGTAAAAGATTTTATGTCGTGGTTTTTTGCAAATATGGCAATTACTTTTATATTTAGCTTTATTTTGATGCTTGCTTTGATATATAAATTTAAAAAAGATAAGAAAAAGTGGATTGAAAAGCAAAACTACATAGAGTCTGTACATAATGAAAACAAAAAATTATCTAGGTTATTAAATAGCGATCATATAACAAATTTACCAAACAGGCTAGCTTTGGAAAATGAGATCAAAACTATGGAAAATCCTAAAATTTTTGTAATCGAAATAGATGATTATATAAATACACTTAGTTATTACGGAAATGAGATTTTCAACAAAGTGTTGATTATATTTTCAGATCTATTGAGGGATTTTTCAGAGCAAAGAAATATGAAAGCATATAAGATATCAGATAGTCAGTTTGCTGTATGTGGGGATAGCGATCTGTTTTTTGAAGATTATGAACGTATAGCAAAAGATATGATAGATAGTTTTAAAATATGTAGCATAGAAGTAGATAAAGATGAGCGTATCTGCGTGGAAGTACGCTGTACTATAGGATTTTGTATAGAAAAAGAAGATACATTAAACAAAGCTCTTATAGCTTTAAATGAAGCATCTATTTTGCGTAAGAATTTGTTGTGCTATTTTGACAATATAAACAATAAGCATAAATACAAATCAAAGATAGAAAATTACTCTCTTATACAAAACGCGATTTTAAATAATAAAGTAGTTTCGTACTATCAGCCTATCTTTGACAAGGATAAAAATATAGTTAAATATGAAACTTTAGTCAGGATAAAGAGCGACAATGGAGGCATAATACTTCCAGGAAATTTTCTAAAAGATTCAAAAGATATCAAGTGTTATAATGAAATAGAAAAAATACTTATAGAAAAAAGTTTAATAGACTTAAAAGAAAACCCAGATGTGACTATATCTATAAATTTAAGCATGGCAGATATGACTAATGACGATGTGAGTCTATTTTTGATGGATATGATTCGTAAGCTACAGATATCAGATAGACTTATTTTTGAGATATTAGAAGATGAAAATATAACAGACTTTCAAAGAGTAAATAGCTTTTTGGATAAAGCTAGAAAAATGGGTGTAAGGATAGCTATAGACGACTTTGGTAGCGGATATAGTAATTTTTCATATATACTAAAGCTAAAACCCGATTATATAAAGATAGATGGATCTATCATCAAAAATATAGATAAAGACAAAGATTCATATGCTATGGCTGGTGCTATAGTCGACTTTGCAAAGAAGCTCGGTATAAAAACTATAGCTGAGTTTGTACATTCTAAAGAGGTATTTGATATATGTGTTGCTCTTGGAGTAGATGAGTTTCAAGGATTTTATCTAAGCGATCCAAAAGATGGTTTTATAAAAAATATTTAA
- the dapE gene encoding succinyl-diaminopimelate desuccinylase, whose protein sequence is MEVIEVLQELLRFKSITHDDDGAMNYIDMFMDDFSAEFVEASGVKNLILTKKFGSGAHLCFAGHIDVVPAGEGWDSDPFEPELKDGFIYARGAQDMKSGVAAFLCACKDATKFDGTLSVILTSDEEGDAIFGTFEALKYLKQKDRLPDFAIVAEPTCEKIMGDSLKVGRRGSINGVVVVKGVQGHVAYPQKCINPAHQVASVLADFAGFNLDSGSKYFEESKIVITDIRGGMEVTNVTPGSIKIMFNVRNSDQTSYEDVKKYTEHIFHGFDFVLNLKQSSKPFLTDENSKIVTSLSDSIYKICGIKPALSTAGGTSDARYFAAFGIPVVEFGVVNDRIHAANERVSVDEVQRLYEVFSNLIQTF, encoded by the coding sequence ATGGAAGTTATAGAGGTACTTCAAGAACTTTTAAGGTTTAAAAGTATAACTCATGATGATGATGGAGCTATGAATTATATAGATATGTTTATGGATGACTTTTCTGCAGAGTTTGTAGAAGCAAGTGGCGTAAAAAATCTCATTTTGACAAAAAAATTTGGAAGTGGTGCTCATCTGTGTTTTGCAGGGCATATAGACGTTGTTCCAGCTGGAGAAGGTTGGGATAGCGATCCTTTTGAGCCTGAGCTAAAAGATGGTTTTATATACGCAAGGGGCGCCCAAGATATGAAAAGTGGAGTTGCAGCTTTTTTATGTGCATGTAAAGACGCTACTAAATTTGATGGAACTCTTAGCGTGATACTCACTAGCGATGAAGAAGGCGACGCTATTTTTGGTACTTTTGAGGCTTTAAAATATTTAAAGCAAAAAGATAGGCTTCCTGATTTTGCGATAGTTGCAGAGCCTACTTGTGAAAAAATTATGGGCGACTCTCTTAAAGTAGGACGTAGAGGCTCTATAAATGGAGTTGTCGTAGTAAAAGGTGTGCAAGGTCACGTGGCATATCCGCAAAAATGTATAAACCCAGCTCATCAAGTAGCTTCAGTTTTAGCTGATTTTGCAGGTTTTAATCTAGATAGTGGAAGTAAGTATTTTGAAGAGAGTAAAATAGTCATAACAGATATTAGGGGTGGTATGGAAGTTACAAATGTTACTCCTGGTAGCATAAAAATAATGTTTAATGTAAGAAATTCAGATCAAACTAGCTACGAAGATGTCAAAAAATATACTGAACATATTTTTCATGGGTTTGATTTTGTTTTAAATTTAAAACAGAGTTCAAAACCATTTTTGACAGACGAAAATTCGAAAATAGTAACTTCTTTATCAGATAGTATCTATAAGATCTGTGGCATAAAACCGGCTCTAAGCACGGCAGGTGGCACAAGCGATGCAAGGTATTTTGCTGCGTTTGGTATCCCAGTAGTTGAGTTTGGTGTCGTAAATGATAGAATTCACGCAGCAAATGAACGCGTGAGTGTAGATGAAGTGCAGCGTTTGTATGAAGTATTTTCAAATCTAATACAAACCTTTTAA
- a CDS encoding LysE family translocator — translation MESFIQGLLLGFGAAVPIGPVNILIMSYSLKRYALGVGVGLGAMSVDIFYMLLMSFGLLKFLNQPMFLNLLSIFGFLFLLYIAYLTYKSADLLVAKEPNLKENSFLSCYAKGVLLNLVNPYIIGFWISVSSFAASSSNALMSLSGLIISIGLWILGLPLVVSKSKRFISQTTAKIFAYVSALLMVVFAFMLIYNTFFKG, via the coding sequence ATGGAGTCTTTTATCCAAGGCTTACTTCTTGGTTTTGGTGCGGCAGTTCCAATTGGTCCTGTAAATATACTTATTATGTCATATTCTCTAAAGAGATACGCACTTGGCGTGGGAGTTGGTTTAGGAGCGATGAGCGTGGATATATTTTATATGCTGCTTATGAGTTTTGGTCTGCTTAAATTTTTAAATCAACCGATGTTTTTAAATTTACTCTCTATATTTGGTTTTTTATTTTTATTATACATTGCGTACTTGACTTATAAGAGTGCTGATTTGCTTGTAGCTAAGGAACCAAATTTAAAAGAAAATTCGTTTTTATCTTGTTATGCTAAAGGTGTGCTTTTAAATTTAGTAAATCCATATATTATAGGATTTTGGATATCGGTTTCTAGTTTTGCGGCTAGTTCAAGTAACGCTCTTATGAGTCTTAGCGGACTTATCATATCTATCGGGCTTTGGATTTTAGGATTACCTTTGGTCGTTAGTAAGTCAAAGCGTTTTATATCTCAAACTACGGCAAAGATATTTGCTTATGTTTCTGCGCTACTTATGGTCGTTTTTGCTTTTATGCTTATTTATAATACATTTTTTAAAGGCTAA
- a CDS encoding M16 family metallopeptidase, whose product MEKLELNIKNISVPVIYEYDNTLPLVSLKLVFKVAGSIQNKKPGLASMCAELLSEGTKKLGVNEFYKRLDERAVYLNISAGFETFVIEIDCLKEYFKFALDSLKELLEDPNYTEETLEKLKAQTLGDIAANATDFDYQAKIELNKILFEGSNLADPSIGTKSSVELINLEDIRDFISSNLDISNLFLVLGGDVRFDFADFINLLEPLNLGEKRELKKIVTSSSKQKKIIKKDSEQAYVYFGAPFNVPPQQKFMANVAMFILGSSGFGSRFMEEIRVKRGLAYSVYIMNFLNLSNTSAMGYLQTKNESKDEAVKVVLSELEKFVKFGVTSKELDAAKSFLLGSEPLSKETLFKRLDIAQNDYYMGYELGEFDKNLEKIKNLELKTLNDFILSHKEILDQSFAIITNEI is encoded by the coding sequence TTGGAAAAGTTAGAATTAAATATCAAAAATATTTCTGTTCCAGTTATTTACGAATACGACAATACTTTGCCATTAGTAAGCTTAAAGCTTGTTTTTAAGGTAGCTGGAAGCATACAAAACAAAAAGCCCGGTCTTGCTTCTATGTGCGCTGAGCTTTTAAGTGAGGGAACTAAAAAACTTGGAGTAAATGAGTTTTATAAACGCCTTGATGAGAGAGCTGTGTATCTAAACATATCTGCTGGTTTTGAAACATTTGTTATAGAGATAGACTGCTTAAAAGAGTATTTTAAATTTGCCCTTGATAGCTTAAAAGAGCTCTTAGAAGATCCAAACTATACTGAAGAAACACTAGAAAAACTAAAAGCTCAAACTCTAGGTGATATAGCAGCAAATGCTACTGACTTTGACTATCAAGCAAAAATAGAGCTAAATAAAATTCTTTTTGAAGGCTCTAACCTAGCAGATCCTAGCATCGGCACTAAAAGTAGCGTAGAGCTTATAAATTTAGAAGATATCAGAGATTTTATAAGCTCAAATTTAGATATATCAAATTTATTTTTAGTATTAGGTGGAGATGTTAGATTTGATTTTGCTGATTTTATAAATTTACTAGAGCCTCTAAATTTAGGTGAAAAAAGAGAGCTTAAAAAGATTGTTACAAGTAGTTCTAAGCAAAAGAAGATTATAAAAAAAGATAGTGAGCAAGCTTACGTGTATTTTGGGGCTCCATTTAATGTGCCACCACAGCAAAAATTTATGGCTAACGTGGCTATGTTTATACTAGGAAGTAGCGGGTTTGGCTCTAGATTTATGGAAGAAATTCGTGTAAAAAGAGGCTTGGCATACTCTGTTTATATAATGAATTTTTTAAATTTATCAAATACTTCGGCGATGGGATATCTGCAAACAAAAAATGAAAGCAAAGATGAAGCAGTAAAAGTGGTGCTTAGTGAGCTTGAGAAATTTGTAAAATTTGGCGTAACAAGTAAAGAGCTTGACGCTGCTAAGAGTTTTTTGCTAGGTAGTGAGCCGCTTAGCAAAGAGACGCTTTTTAAGCGTTTGGATATAGCTCAAAATGACTATTATATGGGTTATGAACTCGGTGAATTTGATAAAAATTTAGAAAAAATCAAAAATCTTGAGTTAAAAACGCTCAACGATTTTATCCTCTCTCACAAAGAGATATTAGATCAATCATTTGCCATAATCACAAATGAAATTTGA
- a CDS encoding FAD-dependent oxidoreductase — MKEKHYEVAIVGGGISGAALLYELARYTDINSLVLIEKYGGLATLNSKGTANSQTVHCGDIETNYTFEKASKVRRTAAMVVKYGIQHNLQGKYMFDGQKMAIGVGDSEVEYIKKRYEEFKPLYPYIEFYDKEELAKIEPKIIYDKNGNQRSENVVGMGVKSGVYTTVDFGAFTSTFVDNARKEGKECDLYLNSEVTDINQVGDKFYITTKNGLSISADFVVVNAGAHSLFLAHRMGYGLNFGCLPMAGSFYLTKQKLLNGKVYMVQNPKLPFAALHGDPDILADGCTRFGPTALALPKLERYHGTYRSFMDFCKTLNFDGDIVKIFYDLLKDSEIRNYILRNFMFEVPYLNKKLFVKDARKIVPSLEVSDIYYARGFGGVRPQVLNKTEKKLMLGEASINTEKGIIFNMTPSPGATSCLGNAERDVKEICKFLNKNFNEEKFNQELVD, encoded by the coding sequence ATGAAAGAAAAGCATTATGAAGTCGCCATAGTAGGTGGCGGTATCAGCGGTGCGGCATTATTATACGAGCTTGCAAGATATACCGATATAAATAGTTTAGTGTTGATAGAAAAATACGGCGGACTTGCAACACTAAATTCAAAAGGAACTGCGAATTCTCAAACCGTACATTGCGGTGATATAGAAACTAACTATACTTTTGAGAAAGCTAGTAAAGTCAGAAGAACAGCTGCAATGGTTGTAAAATATGGTATTCAGCATAATCTTCAAGGCAAATATATGTTTGATGGTCAAAAAATGGCTATCGGCGTCGGTGATAGCGAAGTAGAATACATAAAAAAACGTTACGAAGAGTTTAAGCCATTATATCCATATATAGAATTCTACGACAAAGAAGAGTTAGCTAAGATAGAACCTAAAATTATTTACGACAAAAACGGAAATCAAAGAAGCGAAAATGTAGTAGGTATGGGCGTTAAAAGTGGTGTTTATACTACTGTTGATTTTGGAGCATTTACATCTACGTTTGTAGATAATGCAAGAAAAGAGGGTAAAGAGTGCGACTTATATCTAAATAGCGAAGTTACAGATATAAATCAAGTCGGAGATAAATTCTACATAACCACAAAAAATGGGCTTTCTATAAGTGCTGATTTTGTTGTGGTAAATGCCGGTGCTCACTCACTATTTTTAGCTCACAGAATGGGGTATGGTTTAAATTTTGGTTGTTTGCCTATGGCAGGAAGCTTTTATCTAACAAAACAAAAACTTCTAAACGGCAAGGTTTATATGGTGCAAAATCCAAAATTACCTTTTGCTGCTTTGCACGGAGATCCTGATATCTTAGCAGATGGTTGTACTCGTTTTGGACCAACTGCTCTTGCTCTGCCAAAACTAGAAAGATATCATGGCACTTATAGAAGTTTTATGGATTTTTGTAAGACTTTAAATTTTGATGGCGACATAGTTAAGATATTTTATGATCTGCTAAAAGATAGCGAGATTAGAAATTACATTCTTAGAAATTTTATGTTTGAAGTTCCATATTTAAATAAAAAACTATTTGTAAAAGATGCTAGAAAGATCGTCCCTAGTCTAGAAGTCAGCGATATTTACTACGCAAGAGGGTTTGGCGGAGTTAGACCTCAAGTCTTAAATAAAACAGAGAAAAAATTAATGCTCGGTGAGGCTAGTATAAATACTGAAAAAGGCATTATCTTTAATATGACGCCAAGTCCAGGAGCTACTAGCTGCTTAGGAAATGCAGAACGCGACGTAAAAGAAATATGCAAATTCCTTAATAAAAACTTTAATGAAGAGAAATTTAACCAAGAGCTGGTTGATTAA
- the pyk gene encoding pyruvate kinase, with translation MSKRTKIVATVGPASDSLETIEALAKEGVNVFRLNFSHGTHEYHKSTLDKVRQAEKNLGIRLGILQDICGPKIRVGKLENPFELKAGDKLIVVKDDIIGVQVSQNEYKLSINHPEISSLIKEGEYIYLYDGMIRAKVIKVADQIETIVENDGVLNSNKGVNFPNTKLNIEVITDKDKKDLEWGAKNGVDFVAVSFVQNAKDVQKAKDLIKEFGGHAKVFAKIEKFDAVENIDEIICLSDGIMIARGDLGIEVPYYKVPSIQKSIIRKANEANKPVITATQMMLSMAKNESATRAEISDVANAVLDGTDAVMLSEESAVGINPVAVVRAMSATIAESEKIYPYGKFDEFSFTDETDMVASSTSRLATRIGVCAIVSITSSGQSAVKMARNRPNMDIIAVTHDEETARSLTIVWGVEPSLVVQKSRLNILLANVIQGLYKKGLISDECTYIMTAGYPTGAIGSTNFIRILKKDQIDYYLDAAI, from the coding sequence ATAAGTAAAAGAACGAAGATCGTAGCTACGGTCGGCCCTGCAAGTGATAGTTTGGAGACTATAGAGGCGTTAGCAAAAGAGGGTGTAAATGTATTTAGACTAAATTTCTCTCACGGAACACACGAATACCATAAATCAACTCTTGATAAAGTAAGACAAGCTGAAAAAAATTTAGGCATTAGACTTGGAATTTTGCAAGATATTTGCGGGCCAAAGATAAGAGTAGGAAAGCTTGAAAATCCGTTTGAACTAAAAGCCGGAGATAAACTTATAGTTGTAAAAGATGATATTATCGGAGTTCAAGTCTCTCAAAATGAGTATAAACTTAGTATAAATCATCCTGAAATCTCAAGCCTTATAAAAGAGGGCGAGTATATATATCTATATGATGGAATGATCAGAGCTAAAGTCATAAAAGTAGCAGATCAAATAGAGACGATTGTAGAAAATGATGGAGTTTTAAATTCAAATAAAGGCGTAAATTTTCCAAATACAAAGCTAAATATCGAAGTCATCACAGACAAAGATAAAAAAGATCTAGAGTGGGGTGCAAAAAATGGTGTGGATTTTGTAGCAGTTAGCTTTGTGCAAAATGCAAAAGATGTGCAAAAAGCCAAAGATCTTATAAAAGAATTTGGCGGACACGCTAAAGTTTTTGCCAAAATAGAAAAATTTGATGCAGTTGAAAATATAGATGAAATAATCTGCTTAAGCGATGGTATAATGATAGCTAGAGGCGATCTTGGTATAGAAGTTCCTTATTACAAAGTACCATCTATCCAAAAAAGTATCATAAGAAAGGCAAATGAAGCAAATAAGCCAGTCATCACAGCAACTCAGATGATGCTCTCAATGGCAAAAAATGAAAGCGCAACAAGAGCCGAGATCAGCGACGTGGCAAACGCAGTTTTAGATGGAACTGACGCAGTTATGCTAAGCGAAGAAAGTGCTGTTGGTATAAATCCAGTCGCAGTCGTAAGAGCAATGAGCGCAACAATAGCAGAGAGCGAAAAGATATATCCTTATGGTAAATTTGATGAGTTTTCATTTACAGATGAAACAGATATGGTAGCAAGCTCGACTTCAAGACTAGCTACTAGGATAGGAGTTTGTGCTATAGTGTCTATAACAAGCTCAGGTCAAAGTGCTGTTAAAATGGCTAGAAATCGTCCAAATATGGATATTATAGCTGTGACTCACGATGAAGAGACCGCTAGAAGCTTGACTATAGTTTGGGGTGTTGAACCCTCACTTGTCGTACAAAAAAGTAGGTTAAATATCTTACTTGCAAATGTGATTCAAGGGCTTTATAAAAAAGGTCTTATAAGTGATGAATGCACCTATATAATGACTGCTGGTTATCCAACAGGAGCTATAGGAAGCACAAATTTTATAAGAATACTTAAAAAAGATCAAATAGATTATTATTTAGACGCTGCTATATAA